GCTATGTGTATCGAGGTATGGCGTATCGATTTGATGGATATCTCCGGTAAAAATAATTTTTGTATTTTCGCCCGCACGAGTAATAATGGTTTTCACTTCATGTTTGGTTAGATTTTGAGCTTCATCTACAATGAAAAACACATTTGAAAAACTTCTTCCACGGATGTATGCAAGGGGGCAAACCATGAGTTTTTCATTCTCTACCATTTCATTAATCTGGCGATATTCTTTATCTTTTTCAGTGAAGCAATTCTTGATGTATTTAAGGTTATCCCACAAGGGCTCCATATATGGGTTCAATTTGCTCTTTATATCACCAGGCAAATAGCCGATATCTTTATTACTAAGCGGCACGATTGGACGCGCAAGATATATCTGGTGAAAATCCCTCCGCTGTTCCAATGCACATGCAAGTGCAAGTAATGTTTTACCAGTTCCAGCAACTCCCTCAAGACAAACAAGCGGGATGTTTGGATTTAATAATGCATCAATCACACATAATTGTTCTATATTCCGATGTTTGATCTTATATGCTGTTCGAGTTTTCTTTACCAAGAAAAGCTTATTGGACTGCTTATTAAAACTAGTAATAATAGGCTCTGTTCCTTGTTTGCTGTCAAAAAGATAATAGTGATTTGGTATTGGCTTCTTACCTTTCTTCTTGAAATAAAGTGAGGCGTCACACTCACCATCTTTAAACAGCCCATCAAGTATTTCTGTTGGGAATTTATCAATCAGCGTTCTGCCTGTATATAACTCATCCAGGTTTTTAATTTTTCCTGTCTCGTAATCTTCAGCGGTAATCTTCAAAAACCGAGCCTTAGCTCGAAGATTGATATCTTTGGTGACTAAAATTACTTGACGATCAGGGTTTTCTTTTTGTACACGAAGTACAACATTCAAGATTTTATGATCCGACTTCACACTGTCAAATATCGCATCAGTATCAACACCATTCGCATGACCCATAACAACTCTGAATTGACCATGGGTTTTACCGTTAATATTTGCCCAATGTTGCAATGATAAGTTACCCGCAGAAGCTCGATCAAGATAACGTATAAATTCACGCGCTGCAAAATTCTTCTCTTCACTACCCTTCTTAAAATTGTCGAGCTCTTCGAGAACGGTAATTGGGAGAACAATATGATGCTCATGGAAATTCTTAATTGCTTTGGAATCATCAAGAATCACTGATGTGTCCAGCACAAAAATCTTTTGATCGGCTCCACCTGGGGCTGGCAGAGAAACATACACTCCATTATTATTTTCTTCCATAGTGAATATTTGTTTTTTAGTGAACTGTGAACT
The Candidatus Nomurabacteria bacterium genome window above contains:
- a CDS encoding PhoH family protein codes for the protein MEENNNGVYVSLPAPGGADQKIFVLDTSVILDDSKAIKNFHEHHIVLPITVLEELDNFKKGSEEKNFAAREFIRYLDRASAGNLSLQHWANINGKTHGQFRVVMGHANGVDTDAIFDSVKSDHKILNVVLRVQKENPDRQVILVTKDINLRAKARFLKITAEDYETGKIKNLDELYTGRTLIDKFPTEILDGLFKDGECDASLYFKKKGKKPIPNHYYLFDSKQGTEPIITSFNKQSNKLFLVKKTRTAYKIKHRNIEQLCVIDALLNPNIPLVCLEGVAGTGKTLLALACALEQRRDFHQIYLARPIVPLSNKDIGYLPGDIKSKLNPYMEPLWDNLKYIKNCFTEKDKEYRQINEMVENEKLMVCPLAYIRGRSFSNVFFIVDEAQNLTKHEVKTIITRAGENTKIIFTGDIHQIDTPYLDTHSNGLSYIIDRLKGSPLFAHVKLEKGERSELANLANDLL